In Malania oleifera isolate guangnan ecotype guangnan chromosome 8, ASM2987363v1, whole genome shotgun sequence, a single window of DNA contains:
- the LOC131162524 gene encoding cyclin-D3-1 isoform X1 yields MAPSFDSAVSSLLCAEDNNSIFDNGDEEFASVSHHRNHRTHDQDQSFNLVLPVQSDECLALMVERECQHLPVGDYLNRLRSGVLDLGARMEAVDWIGKVHAHFSFGPLCAYLSINYLDRFLSAYELPKGKAWMMQLLAVACLSLAAKMEETEVPLSLDLQVGESKFVFEARTIQRMELLVLSTLKWRMQVVNPFSFLDYFLHKFNGDEKPPRSAIVRSIQLILSTIKGIDFLEFRPSEVAAAVAMSVVEETQTVDIEAASSFLPHVEKERVLRCVRMIHDLSLIGGSVKGSMASISSVPRSPIGVLDAACLSYKSDDTTVVSCANSPHSCPDSKRRKLNRPWEI; encoded by the exons ATGGCACCCAGTTTTGACTCTGCAGTTTCAAGCCTTCTCTGCGCAGAAGACAACAATAGCATTTTCGATAATGGGGATGAGGAGTTTGCATCCGTTTCGCATCATCGAAATCATCGAACCCATGATCAAGACCAGAGCTTTAACTTAGTGTTGCCGGTGCAGAGTGACGAATGCTTGGCTTTGATGGTTGAGAGGGAATGCCAACATTTGCCTGTTGGTGATTATTTGAACAGATTGAGAAGTGGGGTTCTGGACTTGGGGGCCAGAATGGAGGCTGTTGACTGGATTGGAAAG GTTCATGCGCATTTCAGTTTTGGACCTCTCTGCGCATATCTATCCATTAACTACTTGGATCGATTCCTTTCTGCCTATGAATTACCT AAGGGCAAAGCTTGGATGATGCAGTTATTGGCTGTAGCTTGTTTATCCCTTGCAGCCAAAATGGAGGAGACTGAAGTTCCTCTGTCTCTAGATTTACAG GTAGGTGAGTCTAAATTTGTATTTGAAGCTAGAACTATACAGAGAATGGAGCTTCTGGTGTTGAGCACTTTGAAGTGGAGAATGCAAGTAGTTAACCCTTTCTCTTTCTTGGATTATTTTCTCCATAAATTcaatggtgatgaaaaaccaccTAGGTCTGCAATCGTCCGATCAATCCAACTCATATTAAGTACAATCAAAG GAATTGACTTCTTGGAGTTCAGACCTTCTGAGGTTGCAGCGGCAGTGGCAATGTCTGTTGTGGAAGAAACCCAAACAGTAGACATTGAAGCAGCAAGTTCTTTTCTCCCACATGTAGAAAAG GAGAGAGTGCTGAGGTGTGTTAGAATGATCCATGATTTGTCACTGATTGGTGGGTCTGTTAAGGGTTCAATGGCTTCAATCTCATCTGTACCCCGAAGTCCCATCGGGGTGCTGGATGCTGCGTGCTTGAGCTACAAAAGTGATGATACAACAGTTGTGTCATGTGCAAATTCCCCTCATAGTTGCCCGGACAGCAAAAGAAGGAAGCTAAACAGACCCTGGGAAATTTGA
- the LOC131162524 gene encoding cyclin-D3-1 isoform X2: protein MAPSFDSAVSSLLCAEDNNSIFDNGDEEFASVSHHRNHRTHDQDQSFNLVLPVQSDECLALMVERECQHLPVGDYLNRLRSGVLDLGARMEAVDWIGKVHAHFSFGPLCAYLSINYLDRFLSAYELPGKAWMMQLLAVACLSLAAKMEETEVPLSLDLQVGESKFVFEARTIQRMELLVLSTLKWRMQVVNPFSFLDYFLHKFNGDEKPPRSAIVRSIQLILSTIKGIDFLEFRPSEVAAAVAMSVVEETQTVDIEAASSFLPHVEKERVLRCVRMIHDLSLIGGSVKGSMASISSVPRSPIGVLDAACLSYKSDDTTVVSCANSPHSCPDSKRRKLNRPWEI, encoded by the exons ATGGCACCCAGTTTTGACTCTGCAGTTTCAAGCCTTCTCTGCGCAGAAGACAACAATAGCATTTTCGATAATGGGGATGAGGAGTTTGCATCCGTTTCGCATCATCGAAATCATCGAACCCATGATCAAGACCAGAGCTTTAACTTAGTGTTGCCGGTGCAGAGTGACGAATGCTTGGCTTTGATGGTTGAGAGGGAATGCCAACATTTGCCTGTTGGTGATTATTTGAACAGATTGAGAAGTGGGGTTCTGGACTTGGGGGCCAGAATGGAGGCTGTTGACTGGATTGGAAAG GTTCATGCGCATTTCAGTTTTGGACCTCTCTGCGCATATCTATCCATTAACTACTTGGATCGATTCCTTTCTGCCTATGAATTACCT GGCAAAGCTTGGATGATGCAGTTATTGGCTGTAGCTTGTTTATCCCTTGCAGCCAAAATGGAGGAGACTGAAGTTCCTCTGTCTCTAGATTTACAG GTAGGTGAGTCTAAATTTGTATTTGAAGCTAGAACTATACAGAGAATGGAGCTTCTGGTGTTGAGCACTTTGAAGTGGAGAATGCAAGTAGTTAACCCTTTCTCTTTCTTGGATTATTTTCTCCATAAATTcaatggtgatgaaaaaccaccTAGGTCTGCAATCGTCCGATCAATCCAACTCATATTAAGTACAATCAAAG GAATTGACTTCTTGGAGTTCAGACCTTCTGAGGTTGCAGCGGCAGTGGCAATGTCTGTTGTGGAAGAAACCCAAACAGTAGACATTGAAGCAGCAAGTTCTTTTCTCCCACATGTAGAAAAG GAGAGAGTGCTGAGGTGTGTTAGAATGATCCATGATTTGTCACTGATTGGTGGGTCTGTTAAGGGTTCAATGGCTTCAATCTCATCTGTACCCCGAAGTCCCATCGGGGTGCTGGATGCTGCGTGCTTGAGCTACAAAAGTGATGATACAACAGTTGTGTCATGTGCAAATTCCCCTCATAGTTGCCCGGACAGCAAAAGAAGGAAGCTAAACAGACCCTGGGAAATTTGA